In Pseudoduganella albidiflava, a single window of DNA contains:
- the ureG gene encoding urease accessory protein UreG: MVVQSNPLRVGIGGPVGSGKTALCEMLCKGMRDSVDMAVITNDIYTREDMEILLRAEALPAERLMGVETGGCPHTAIREDASINLEAIARMQADFPDLELILVESGGDNLAATFSPELSDLTIYVIDVAGGEKIPRKGGPGITRSDLLIINKTDLAPHVGANLDVMAADAKRMRGNRPFVFTNLRSGDGVEKVIAFIREQGLLGQAPAPAR; the protein is encoded by the coding sequence ATGGTGGTTCAATCCAACCCGCTGCGCGTGGGCATCGGCGGGCCGGTCGGCTCGGGCAAGACCGCGCTGTGCGAAATGCTGTGCAAGGGCATGCGCGACTCGGTCGACATGGCCGTCATCACGAACGATATCTACACCCGTGAAGACATGGAAATCCTGCTGCGCGCCGAGGCATTGCCGGCGGAGCGGCTGATGGGCGTGGAAACGGGCGGCTGTCCGCATACCGCGATCCGCGAGGATGCGTCGATCAACCTGGAAGCGATCGCGCGGATGCAGGCCGACTTCCCGGACCTCGAACTGATCCTCGTCGAATCGGGCGGCGACAACCTGGCCGCCACGTTCAGCCCGGAGCTGTCCGACCTGACGATCTACGTGATCGACGTGGCCGGCGGTGAAAAGATCCCGCGCAAGGGCGGCCCGGGCATCACGCGCTCGGACCTGCTGATCATCAACAAGACCGACCTGGCGCCGCACGTGGGCGCCAACCTGGATGTGATGGCGGCCGACGCGAAACGCATGCGCGGCAACCGCCCGTTCGTGTTCACCAACCTGCGCAGCGGGGACGGGGTGGAAAAAGTCATCGCATTCATCCGCGAGCAGGGCCTGCTGGGACAGGCACCGGCGCCAGCCCGCTAA
- the ureE gene encoding urease accessory protein UreE: MLTLHTKLSHAGRIDATLVLPYELREKCRLRAALDSGEEVAIFTVRGTVLRDGDLLTGEDGRVVRVVAAPEATYRVTAPDALALLRCAFHLGNRHTQAQVADGFLRIRADAVLKDMLHGLGATVIEEQAPFEPESGAYGGGHHHHDHGQGPLAPIPLRQKIHRPGDPKEAAS, from the coding sequence ATGCTGACACTGCATACGAAACTGAGCCACGCCGGGCGCATCGACGCAACGCTCGTGCTGCCATACGAACTGCGTGAAAAATGCCGGCTGCGCGCCGCGCTGGACAGCGGCGAGGAAGTCGCCATCTTCACCGTGCGCGGCACCGTGCTGCGCGACGGCGACCTGCTGACGGGCGAGGACGGCCGCGTGGTGCGCGTGGTCGCGGCACCGGAAGCGACCTACCGCGTCACGGCGCCCGACGCGCTGGCGCTGCTGCGCTGCGCTTTCCACCTGGGCAACCGCCATACGCAGGCGCAGGTCGCCGACGGGTTCCTGCGCATCCGCGCGGATGCGGTGCTGAAGGACATGCTGCATGGCCTGGGCGCGACGGTGATCGAAGAGCAGGCGCCGTTCGAGCCGGAGTCGGGAGCCTACGGTGGGGGCCATCACCACCACGACCACGGCCAGGGCCCGCTGGCGCCGATTCCGCTGCGCCAGAAGATCCATCGGCCGGGCGACCCGAAGGAGGCCGCGTCATGA
- a CDS encoding urease accessory protein UreF, with protein MAAAQLLHLLQFASPQLPIGAYSYSQGLEAALEQGLVKDAASAHGWIARQLHEVVARWEAPMCWRLMQAFTQRDAQRVAELTERAIASRDTAEFRAETVQMGYSLARLIEELGIADEGALAMLKEGGEVPLVSAYACAVAALGIPHEEALLALLFSWVENQVLVCVKSVPLGQVAGQRLLLSLRPEIEAAALCAQSLAEHELCNWTPGLSLLSMRHEVQYSRVYRS; from the coding sequence ATCGCCGCCGCCCAGCTGCTGCACCTGCTGCAGTTCGCCAGCCCGCAATTGCCGATCGGCGCCTACAGCTATTCGCAAGGCCTGGAAGCGGCGCTGGAGCAGGGCCTCGTCAAGGATGCCGCCAGCGCGCACGGCTGGATCGCGCGCCAGCTGCACGAAGTGGTGGCGCGCTGGGAAGCGCCGATGTGCTGGCGCCTCATGCAGGCGTTCACCCAGCGCGATGCGCAGCGCGTGGCCGAGCTGACGGAACGGGCCATCGCCTCGCGCGACACGGCGGAGTTCCGTGCCGAGACCGTGCAGATGGGGTACTCGCTGGCGCGGCTGATCGAGGAGCTGGGCATCGCCGACGAAGGCGCGCTGGCCATGCTGAAGGAGGGCGGCGAAGTGCCGCTGGTGTCGGCCTACGCCTGCGCCGTGGCGGCGCTGGGCATTCCCCATGAAGAGGCGCTGCTGGCGCTGCTGTTCTCGTGGGTCGAGAACCAGGTGCTGGTGTGCGTGAAATCGGTGCCGCTGGGGCAGGTGGCGGGGCAGCGGCTGCTGCTGTCGCTGCGCCCGGAAATCGAGGCGGCGGCGCTGTGCGCGCAATCGCTGGCCGAGCATGAATTGTGTAACTGGACACCGGGGCTGTCGCTGCTGTCGATGCGGCACGAGGTGCAGTACAGCCGGGTTTATCGTTCCTGA